The Polaromonas sp. SP1 DNA window CTGCATCGACTCGCGCGCACCGGCCGAGATCGTGTTCGACCAGGGCATAGGCGACCTCTTCAATGCACGCGTGGCCGGCAATATCGTCAATGAAGACATCCTGGGCAGCCTGGAATTTGCGCACAAGGTCGTGGGCGCCAAACTGCTGGTGGTGATGGGCCACACCAGCTGCGGCGCGATCAAGGGCGCGTGTGACGACGCCCAGCTCGGCAACCTGACCGGTCTCATCGGCAAGATGAAGCCGGCCGTGAACATGGTTTCCGCCGACATCAAGGACCGCACATCCAAGAACGATGCCTTTGTCGAAATGGTGGCCGAGAGCAATGTGCGCCTCACGGTGGAAACCATCCGCGAGAAGAGCCCCATCCTGCGCGAGATGGAGCAAAAGGGCGAGATCATGATCGTGGGCGCCATGTACGACGTGAAAACCGGCAAGGTCAAGTTCTATGACACGCCGGGCGCCAGCAAGGCGCCCGGCACCAAGTCCTGAAACCTGCGAACGGACTGGCGGCATTTCACGTGCCGCTTTAAATTTCTTCAACCCGGCGGGGGCCGCTTGCCCTACAGTCTGATTTCATCCCTGGAACCAGAAAAAACATGAACGCCCCCACCTCGCACGAACAACACAGCCTGCTTGAGCGATCAGAGCGGCAATCGCAGGTGGTGCGCGCCCTGCAGGCGGTGCTGCCCGCGCACGCCCTGCTGTGGAACAACGAAGACACCACCCCCTACGAATGCGACGGTCTGACCGCCTACCGCCAGCGGCCGCTGGTGGTGGCACTGCCTGAAACCTACGCGCA harbors:
- a CDS encoding carbonic anhydrase family protein, whose translation is MKKNQLAAGVAGVLLSLLAISPAAHAEGKAAAARAVKPGTFCTIQDAKACQDAVTPAQILVHFKAGNSRFVSGKPRHQNYLKEMKATADGQFPLASVVSCIDSRAPAEIVFDQGIGDLFNARVAGNIVNEDILGSLEFAHKVVGAKLLVVMGHTSCGAIKGACDDAQLGNLTGLIGKMKPAVNMVSADIKDRTSKNDAFVEMVAESNVRLTVETIREKSPILREMEQKGEIMIVGAMYDVKTGKVKFYDTPGASKAPGTKS